From a region of the Saccharomyces paradoxus chromosome IV, complete sequence genome:
- the PHO2 gene encoding Pho2p (Homeobox transcription factor~similar to YDL106C) codes for MMEEFTYDHDFNTHFATDLDYLQHDQQQQHNQQQQQQQQQPIQMQNQEHDHDQHTNDMSASSNASDSGPQRPKRTRAKGEALDVLKRKFEINPTPSLVERKKISDLIGMPEKNVRIWFQNRRAKLRKKQHGSNKDPNSSSQSRDIANDYDRGTTDNNFVTTTSTSSIFHDEDLTFFDRIPLNCNNNYYFFDICSITVGSWNRMKSGALQRRNFQSIKDLRNLSPIKINNIMSNATDLMVLISKKNSEINYFFSAMANNTKILFRIFFPLSSVTNCSLTLETDDDIINSNSTSDNNNSNANNDDDNDDNSNEDNDNGSDDKRNSKDNFGELKLTVTRSPTFAVYFLNNAPDEDPNLNNQWSICDDFSEGRQVNDAFVGGSNIPHTLKGLQKSLRFMNSLILDYKSSNEILPAINTAIPTAAVPQQNIAPPFLNTNSSATDSNPNTNLEDSLFFDHDLLSSSITNANNGPSSINGHHGSKDDTLNLLDTTVNSNNSHNANNEENRLAQERLSNDADIVANPNDHLLSLPTDGELPNTPDFLKNTNELTDEHRWI; via the coding sequence ATGATGGAGGAATTCACATACGATCACGATTTTAACACGCATTTTGCTACAGATTTGGATTATTTGCAACATgaccaacaacaacaacataatcagcaacagcagcaacaacagcaacaaccgATTCAAATGCAAAATCAGGAGCACGACCACGACCAGCATACTAATGACATGAGTGCTTCATCCAATGCATCAGATAGTGGACCTCAGAGGCCTAAGAGGACTCGCGCAAAGGGTGAAGCACTAGATGTCCTAAAACgcaaatttgaaataaatCCAACGCCTTCTTTAGTggagagaaagaaaatatcagaTCTGATAGGAATgcctgaaaaaaatgttagAATTTGGTTTCAGAACAGAAGAGCTAAATTGCGGAAAAAGCAGCATGGGAGTAATAAGGACCCGAACTCCTCGTCACAATCCCGTGATATTGCCAACGATTACGATCGTGGAACTACAGACAACAACTTCGTCACCACAACAAGTACTTCCTCCATCTTTCACGATGAAGATCTGACTTTTTTTGACCGTATCCCGCTGAACTGTAACAACAActactatttttttgacaTTTGCTCCATCACTGTGGGAAGTTGGAATAGGATGAAAAGCGGCGCATTGCAAAGAAGGAACTTCCAGTCTATAAAGGATTTGAGAAACTTGTCTCCAATAAAGATTAATAACATAATGTCGAATGCTACAGACTTGATGGTTTTGATATCCAAGAAGAATTCAGAAATTaactatttttttagcGCCATGGCAAATAATACTAAGATTCTCTTCAGGATCTTCTTCCCACTAAGTTCAGTTACCAATTGCTCTCTGACTTTAGAGACTGACGACGATATAATAAATAGTAACAGTACAAGcgataataacaatagtaatgctaataatgatgatgataacgATGATAACAGTAATGAAGACAATGATAATGGTAGTGACGATAAGAGGAATTCCAAAGACAACTTTGGGGAATTGAAGCTAACAGTGACCAGATCACCTACCTTTGCTGTTTACTTTCTAAATAATGCTCCTGATGAAGATCCAAATCTGAACAATCAGTGGTCCATATGTGATGATTTCTCGGAAGGCAGACAGGTAAACGATGCCTTTGTTGGTGGTTCGAATATTCCTCACACTTTAAAAGGTCTACAGAAGTCTCTAAGGTTCATGAATTCTCTAATTTTAGATTATAAATCATCGAATGAAATATTACCTGCGATCAATACTGCAATTCCGACTGCCGCAGTTCCACAACAGAATATTGCTCCTCCGTTTCTGAATACAAACTCAAGTGCAACGGACTCAAATCCGAATACAAATTTAGAAGATTCTCTCTTCTTCGATCATGATCTGTTATCCAGTTCGATAACTAATGCCAACAACGGTCCAAGCTCTATTAATGGACATCATGGTAGCAAGGATGATACGCTCAACTTATTGGATACTACTGTTAACAGTAATAACAGTCATAATGCTAACAATGAGGAGAATCGTCTAGCTCAAGAACGTCTATCCAACGATGCTGATATTGTTGCAAATCCAAATGACCATTTGTTGTCTTTACCAACCGATGGTGAACTTCCAAATACTCcggattttttgaagaacacCAACGAACTAACTGACGAGCATAGATGGATATGA
- the NSE4 gene encoding Smc5-Smc6 complex subunit NSE4 (Component of the SMC5-SMC6 complex~similar to YDL105W) yields the protein MSNTVTSGKRRNSAVTEPDGGGEARKQRKKFRTDDKSSSSKDGDPQLEFKVLQGYRDLESEMHKGRAQVTRTGDIGVAMDNLNAVDSLFNKVIGIKNNGLFAHDARAMVSISELAQISVRNLKFDDSRSMVNLENIVNSLKRYMLKEHFKLNNIAENRNDLTVPADGQFVEDQQEDSDENSDRAPGDNHTDRATSSFKATSIRHSYLQQFSHYNDFSQFNWFRMGALYNAVSKDAPIADHLMGPFSVEKKPRVLTQRRRNNDHIGEKITAEKITQHSLNSTQQETTPEQVKKCFKKLSKKIGPEGSINLFIFIIDPNSFSRSIENLFYTSFLIKEGKLLMEHDEEGLPTIKIKQSISHADSRGKEIERQRRRGAHQNHIIFQMDMSTWRKLIKKYNITSSFLD from the coding sequence ATGTCTAATACAGTAACATCTGGGAAGAGGAGAAATAGCGCTGTTACTGAGCCTGACGGTGGCGGAGAAGCAAGAAAGCAGAGGAAGAAGTTCAGAACTGATGACAAGAGCTCATCTTCTAAGGATGGCGATCCCCAGTTAGAATTTAAAGTTTTACAGGGATATAGGGACCTGGAAAGCGAGATGCACAAAGGCAGAGCTCAGGTGACCAGGACAGGAGATATAGGTGTTGCTATGGACAATTTGAATGCTGTTGATTCTTTGTTCAATAAGGTTATTGGTATAAAGAACAATGGGTTGTTCGCTCATGATGCTAGAGCGATGGTTAGTATAAGTGAACTGGCTCAAATATCTGTGAGAAACTTGAAGTTCGATGATTCGAGGAGTATGGTCAATCTAGAAAACATAGTAAATTCCTTGAAGAGATACATGCTAAAAGAGCATTTCAAACTCAATAATATCGCCGAAAATAGGAATGATTTGACGGTTCCTGCTGATGGACAGTTCGTAGAAGATCAGCAAGAGGATAGTGATGAAAATAGCGACAGGGCGCCTGGTGACAATCATACAGATAGAGCCACTTCCTCTTTCAAGGCGACCTCTATAAGGCATAGTTATTTACAGCAATTTTCGCACtataatgatttttctcaatttaATTGGTTTAGAATGGGTGCTCTCTATAACGCTGTAAGTAAGGATGCTCCCATTGCTGACCATTTAATGGGACCTTTTTCCGTAGAAAAGAAGCCCAGAGTGTTGACTCAACGAAGAAGGAATAATGACCATATTGGTGAAAAGATCACTGCTGAGAAAATTACTCAGCATTCTTTAAACTCTACACAACAGGAGACGACCCCTGAACAGGTCAAGaaatgtttcaaaaaactctcaaaaaaaataggcCCCGAAGGTTCCATTAATCTGTTTATATTCATTATTGACCCGAATTCATTCTCAAGATCCATCGAGAATCTCTTCTATACCAGTTTTTTGATCAAAGAGGGTAAATTATTGATGGAACATGACGAAGAAGGTCTACCTACAATTAAGATAAAACAAAGCATAAGTCACGCAGATTCGAGAggtaaagaaattgagaGGCAAAGGCGTCGTGGCGCTCACCAAAATCatattattttccaaaTGGACATGTCCACTTGGCGAaaactaataaaaaaatacaacatCACTTCATCATTCTTAGACTAA
- the QRI7 gene encoding putative N(6)-L-threonylcarbamoyladenine synthase (Protein involved in threonylcarbamoyl adenosine biosynthesis~similar to YDL104C) encodes MIAIKGTGRFLLKNCRIWQRRVSNRPIQSRKGYKVLAIETSCDDTCVSVLDRLSTNTAPTVLANLKDTLDSIDEGGIIPTKAHIHHQARIGPLTERALTESNAREEIDLICVTRGPGMPGSLSGGLDFAKGLAVAWNKPLVGVHHMLGHLLIPRMATNGKVPQFPFVSLLVSGGHTTFVLSRAINDHEILCDSIDIAVGDSLDKCGRELGFKGTMIAREMENFINQDINDQDLALKLEMPSPLKYNPSRRNMLSFSFSAFITALRTNLVKLGKTQVHELPEYEIRSIAYQVQESIFDHIINKLKHVLKSQPEKFENVHEFVCSGGVSSNQRLRTKLETELGTLNSASFSNFHYPPLDLCSDNSIMIGWAGIEIWESLGLVSDLDMCPIRQWPLNDLLNVDGWRKGQL; translated from the coding sequence atgatagCAATAAAAGGGACTGGAAGGTTCCTCCTGAAGAATTGTAGGATTTGGCAGAGGCGTGTGTCCAACAGGCCAATACAGTCGAGAAAAGGCTATAAAGTATTAGCCATTGAAACTTCTTGCGATGATACATGCGTTTCAGTGTTAGACAGGCTCTCAACAAATACAGCTCCAACTGTGTTAGCGAATTTGAAAGACACTCTGGATAGTATTGATGAAGGTGGTATTATTCCAACAAAGGCTCACATCCATCACCAAGCTCGGATAGGACCCTTAACTGAAAGAGCCCTGACAGAAAGTAATGCgagagaagaaattgatcTCATATGTGTTACAAGGGGTCCTGGTATGCCTGGTTCTTTGTCAGGTGGATTGGATTTTGCGAAAGGTTTGGCTGTTGCCTGGAACAAACCACTCGTTGGCGTACATCACATGCTGGGACACTTGCTGATACCAAGAATGGCGACAAATGGAAAAGTGCCACAATTCCCCTTCGTTAGCCTGCTGGTTAGTGGAGGTCATACTACATTTGTTTTGTCACGAGCAATTAACGATCATGAGATATTATGTGACAGTATCGATATTGCTGTGGGTGACTCATTGGATAAATGTGGTAGAGAACTTGGTTTCAAGGGTACCATGATAGCTAGggaaatggaaaatttcattaatCAAGATATTAACGACCAAGATTTGGCTTTAAAGCTAGAAATGCCTAGTCCATTGAAATACAATCCTAGTAGGAGAAATATGCTGtcgttttcattttcagcATTTATCACCGCATTGAGAACCAATTTGGTAAAATTAGGTAAAACACAAGTCCATGAACTGCCAGAATACGAAATACGGTCAATTGCATATCAAGTACAGGAATCTATCTTTGATCATATTATAAATAAACTGAAACATGTACTCAAATCACAACCCGAGAAGTTTGAAAATGTGCATGAATTTGTATGTTCCGGTGGAGTGAGTAGTAATCAAAGGCTGAGAACAAAATTAGAAACGGAACTGGGCACGTTGAACTCTGCAAGCTTTTCTaattttcattatcctcCTCTTGATCTTTGTAGTGACAACTCTATTATGATCGGCTGGGCAGGTATTGAGATATGGGAAAGTCTAGGATTAGTTAGTGATTTGGACATGTGTCCTATTAGACAATGGCCATTGAATGATCTATTAAATGTTGATGGTTGGAGAAAAGGCCAgctatga
- the QRI1 gene encoding UDP-N-acetylglucosamine diphosphorylase (UDP-N-acetylglucosamine pyrophosphorylase~similar to YDL103C) gives MTDTKQLFIEAGQSQLFRNWESLSSQEQEELLSNLKQISSKRSPAKLLEECQNAIKFSQANSSKDTGANVLPLPSTSYKSLIDNSNKENEYWHLGLEAIGKGEVAVILMAGGQGTRLGSSQPKGCYDIGLPSKKSLFQIQAEKLIRLQDMVKGKKVEIPWYIMTSGPTRAATEAYFKDHGYFGLNKEQITFFNQGTLPAFDLSGKHFLMKDAVNLSQSPDGNGGLYRAIKENRLNEDFDKRGIKHVYMYCVDNVLSRIADPVFIGFAIKHGFELATKAVRKRDAHESVGLIATKNEKPCVIEYSEISNELAEAKDENGLLKLRAGNIVNHYYLVDLLKRDLDQWCENMPYHIAKKKIPAYDSATGKYTNPVEPNGIKLEQFIFDVFDTVPLNKFGCLEVDRCKEFSPLKNGPGSENDNPETSKLAYLKLGTLWLKDAGAIVEDGVLVEVSSKLSYAGENLSQFKGKIFDRNGIILDK, from the coding sequence ATGACTGATACAAAACAGCTATTCATTGAAGCTGGTCAAAGTCAACTTTTTCGGAATTGGGAAAGCTTGTCTAgccaagaacaagaagaattaCTTTCAAACCTGAAGCAAATCTCTTCCAAAAGGTCCCCCGCGAAACTTCTCGAAGAGTGCCAAAATGCTATCAAGTTCTCACAAGCTAACTCTTCCAAGGATACTGGCGCCAACGTTTTACCATTGCCCTCTACTTCGTACAAGTCGCTTATTGACAATAgtaataaagaaaatgaatattgGCATTTAGGCCTTGAAGCTATCGGCAAGGGTGAAGTCGCTGTAATCTTAATGGCTGGTGGACAAGGTACGCGTTTAGGATCTTCTCAACCAAAGGGTTGTTATGACATTGGATTGCCTTCTAAGAAatctctttttcaaattcaagctGAAAAGTTGATCAGGTTGCAAGATATGGTCAAGGGCAAAAAGGTGGAAATTCCTTGGTATATTATGACATCAGGTCCCACCAGAGCAGCTACCGAGGCTTACTTCAAAGATCACGGTTATTTTGGCTTGAATAAAGAGCAAATTACGTTCTTCAATCAGGGCACCCTACCGGCCTTTGATTTAAGCGGCAAACACTTCCTAATGAAAGACGCAGTAAACTTGTCTCAATCTCCAGATGGAAATGGTGGACTTTACCGTGCCATCAAGGAAAACAGATTGAACGAGGATTTTGATAAGAGGGGGATCAAGCATGTTTATATGTATTGTGTCGATAATGTGCTATCCAGGATTGCAGACCCTGTCTTTATTGGTTTTGCCATCAAGCATGGCTTCGAACTGGCTACCAAAGCCGTTAGAAAGAGAGATGCGCACGAATCAGTTGGATTGATTGCCACTAAAAACGAGAAGCCATGTGTCATAGAATATTCTGAGATCTCCAATGAGTTGGCTGAAGCAAAGGATGAAAATGGCTTGTTAAAGCTACGTGCAGGCAACATCGTTAATCATTATTACCTAGTGGATTTACTAAAGCGTGACTTGGATCAGTGGTGTGAAAACATGCCATACCATATcgcaaaaaagaagattccAGCTTATGATAGTGCTACCGGTAAGTACACTAACCCTGTTGAACCAAACGGTATAAAATTAGAGCAATTTATATTTGATGTCTTTGACACGGTACCACTGAATAAGTTTGGGTGCTTAGAAGTGGATAGATGCAAAGAATTTTCacctttaaaaaatggtCCTGGTTCTGAGAACGATAACCCTGAGACTAGCAAGTTAGCATATTTGAAACTAGGTACCCTCTGGTTGAAAGATGCAGGCGCTATTGTTGAAGATGGGGTACTAGTTGAAGTTTCCAGCAAGTTGAGTTATGCAGGTGAGAATCTATCCCAATTCAAAGGTAAAATCTTTGACAGAAACGGTATAATACTAGATAAATAA
- the POL3 gene encoding DNA-directed DNA polymerase delta POL3 (Catalytic subunit of DNA polymerase delta~similar to YDL102W) produces the protein MSEKRSLPMVDVKIDDEDTPQLEKKIKRQSIDHGVGSEPVSTIEIIPSDSFRKYNSQGFKAKDTDLMGTQLESTFERELSQMEHDIADQEEHDLSSFERKKLPADFDPNVYDISFQQIDAEQSVLNGMKDENTSTVVRFFGVTSEGHSVLCNVTGFKNYLYIPAPNSSDADDQEQINKFVHYLNETFDHSVDSIEVVSKQSIWGYSGDNRLPFWKVYVTYPHMVNKLRTAFERGHLSFNSWFSNGTTTYDNIAYTLRLMVDCGIVGMSWITLPKGKYAMIEPNNRVSSCQLEVSINYRNLVAHPAEGDWSHTAPLRIMSFDIECAGRIGVFPEPEYDPVIQIANVVSIAGAKKPFIRNVFTLNTCSPITGSMIFSHATEEEMLSNWRNFIIKADPDVIIGYNTTNFDIPYLLNRAKALKVNDFPYFGRLKNVKQEIKESVFSSKAYGTRETKNVNIDGRLQLDLLQFIQREYKLRSYTLNAVSAHFLGEQKEDVHYSIISDLQNGDSETRRRLAVYCLKDAYLPLRLMEKLMALVNYTEMARVTGVPFSYLLARGQQIKVVSQLFRKCLEIDTVIPNMQSQASDDQYEGATVIEPIRGYYDVPIATLDFNSLYPSIMMAHNLCYTTLCNKATVERLSFKIDEDYVITPNGDYFVTAKRRRGILPIILDELISARKRAKKDLRDEKDPFKRDVLNGRQLALKISANSVYGFTGATVGKLPCLAISSSVTAYGRTMILKTKNAVQEKYCIKNGYKHDAVVVYGDTDSVMVKFGTTDLKEAMDLGTEAAKYVSTLFKHPINLEFEKAYFPYLLINKKRYAGLFWTNPDKFDKLDQKGLASVRRDSCSLVSIVMNKVLKKILIERNVDGALAFVRETINDILHNRVDISKLIISKTLAPNYTNPQPHAVLAERMKRREGVGPNVGDRVDYVIIGGNDKLYNRAEDPLFVLENNIQVDSRYYLTNQLQNPIISIVAPIIGDKQANGMFVVKSIKINTGSQKGGLMSFIKKVEACKSCKGPLRKGEGPLCSNCLARSGELYIKALYDVRDLEEKYSRLWTQCQRCAGNLHSEVLCSNKNCDIFYMRVKVKKELQEKVEQLSKW, from the coding sequence ATGAGTGAAAAAAGATCTCTTCCCATGGTTGATGTGAAGatcgatgatgaagatacTCCCcaattagaaaagaagatcaaGCGACAATCAATAGATCACGGTGTTGGAAGTGAACCTGTTTCAACGATAGAAATTATTCCTAGTGATTCTTTTCGAAAGTATAATAGTCAAGGCTTCAAAGCAAAGGATACAGATTTAATGGGTACGCAGTTAGAGTCTACTTTTGAACGAGAGCTATCGCAAATGGAACATGATATTGCCGATCAAGAGGAGCACGACCTGTCATCATTCGAACGTAAAAAGCTTCCAGCCGATTTTGATCCAAATGTGTATgatatttctttccaacAGATTGATGCTGAACAGAGCGTCCTGAATGGTatgaaagatgaaaatacATCCACCGTGGTAAGGTTTTTTGGTGTCACCAGCGAAGGCCACTCTGTACTTTGTAATGTTACAGGATTTAAAAACTATCTGTACATCCCTGCGCCCAATTCTTCCGATGCTGACGATCAAGAGCAGATTAATAAGTTTGTTCACTACTTAAACGAGACATTTGATCATTCCGTGGATTCGATTGAAGTTGTATCTAAACAGTCTATTTGGGGTTATTCCGGAGATAACAGATTACCGTTTTGGAAAGTTTATGTCACCTATCCGCACATGGTTAACAAATTACGTACCGCATTTGAGAGAGGCCACCTTTCTTTCAACTCTTGGTTCTCTAACGGTACGACAACTTATGATAATATCGCCTATACTTTGAGGTTAATGGTAGACTGTGGAATCGTTGGTATGTCCTGGATAACATTgccaaaaggaaaatatgCGATGATTGAACCAAATAACAGAGTTTCCTCTTGTCAGTTGGAAGTTTCAATCAATTATCGTAACCTAGTAGCGCACCCTGCTGAAGGCGATTGGTCTCATACGGCCCCATTGCGTATAATGTCTTTTGATATCGAGTGTGCTGGTAGGATTGGTGTTTTTCCGGAACCTGAATATGATCCTGTCATCCAAATTGCCAACGTCGTAAGTATTGCTGGCGCTAAGAAACCATTCATTCGTAATGTTTTTACTCTAAATACATGCTCACCCATAACAGGttcaatgattttttcgCATGCCACAGAAGAGGAAATGTTGAGCAATTGGCGtaatttcatcattaaaGCTGATCCTGACGTTATTATCGGTTACAATACCACAAATTTCGATATACCCTACCTTTTAAACCGTGCAAAGGCGCTGAAGGTGAATGATTTCCCATATTTTGGGAGGCTGAAAAACGTTaaacaagaaattaaagagTCTGTATTCTCTTCGAAAGCTTATGGTACCAGGGAAACCAAAAATGTCAATATTGATGGCCGATTACAGTTGGATCTTTTGCAATTTATCCAACGTGAGTACAAACTAAGATCGTACACGTTGAATGCAGTCTCGGCGCACTTTTTAGGTGAACAGAAGGAGGATGTCCATTACAGTATCATTTCTGATCTACAAAACGGCGATAGtgaaacaagaagaaggttGGCTGTCTACTGTTTGAAAGACGCTTATTTACCTCTAAGACTCatggaaaaattaatgGCCCTAGTTAATTATACTGAAATGGCTCGTGTTACAGGTGTGCCGTTTTCATATTTACTAGCTCGTGGGCAGCAAATCAAAGTTGTTTCCCAACTATTTCGAAAATGTTTGGAGATTGATACCGTGATACCTAACATGCAATCTCAGGCCTCTGATGATCAATATGAAGGTGCCACTGTTATTGAGCCTATTCGTGGATATTATGATGTACCGATTGCAACGTTAGatttcaattctttataTCCGAGTATTATGATGGCGCACAACCTGTGTTATACAACACTTTGTAATAAAGCGACTGTAGAGAGGTTGAGTTTtaaaattgatgaagacTACGTCATTACACCGAATGGAGATTATTTTGTTACTGCAAAAAGGAGGCGTGGTATATTGCCAATTATTCTGGATGAGTTGATCAGCGCTAGAAAACGCGCTAAAAAAGACCTACGAGATGAGAAGGATCCATTCAAAAGGGATGTTTTAAATGGTAGGCAGTTGGCTTTGAAGATTTCAGCTAATTCGGTCTACGGTTTTACGGGGGCTACGGTCGGTAAATTGCCATGTTTGgccatttcttcatctgtTACGGCTTATGGTCGTACCATGATCCTAAAAACTAAAAACGcagttcaagaaaaatattgtaTCAAGAATGGTTATAAGCACGATGCTGTTGTGGTCTACGGTGATACTGATTCTGTTATGGTGAAGTTTGGTACAACAGATCTAAAGGAAGCTATGGATCTTGGTACAGAAGCTGCCAAATACGTTTCTACTTTATTTAAGCACCCGATTAACttagaatttgaaaaagcatACTTCCCGTACCTATTGATTAATAAAAAACGTTATGCAGGTTTGTTTTGGACTAATCCTGACAAGTTTGATAAGTTGGACCAAAAGGGCCTTGCTTCTGTTCGCCGTGATTCATGTTCCTTGGTTTCTATTGTTATGAACAAAGttttaaagaagattttaattgaaagaaatgtaGATGGTGCTTTGGCTTTTGTGAGAGAGACTATAAATGACATTCTGCATAATAGAGTGGATATTTCTAAGTTAATTATATCAAAGACATTGGCACCAAATTACACAAATCCACAACCACACGCCGTTTTAGCCGAACGTATGAAGAGGAGAGAGGGTGTCGGTCCAAATGTTGGTGATCGTGTGGACTATGTCATTATAGGTGGGAATGATAAGCTTTACAATAGAGCAGAAGATCCATTATTTGTATTAGAAAACAATATTCAAGTGGATTCGCGCTATTATCTAACTAATCAATTACAAAATCCAATCATTAGTATTGTTGCACCTATTATTGGCGACAAACAGGCAAACGGTATGTTCGTTGTGAAATCCATTAAAATTAACACCGGCTCTCAAAAGGGGGGCTTGATGagtttcatcaaaaaagtGGAAGCTTGTAAAAGTTGTAAAGGTCCATTGAGGAAAGGTGAAGGTCCTCTTTGTTCAAACTGTTTAGCAAGGTCTGGGGAATTATACATCAAAGCATTATACGATGTCAGAGACTTGGAGGAAAAATACTCAAGACTATGGACACAATGTCAAAGGTGCGCAGGTAACTTGCATAGTGAAGTTTTGTGctcaaataaaaattgtgacattttttatatGCGTGTTAAGGTTAAGAAAGAGCTGCAAGAGAAAGTAGAGCAATTAAGCAAATGGTAA
- the DUN1 gene encoding serine/threonine protein kinase DUN1 (Cell-cycle checkpoint serine-threonine kinase~similar to YDL101C), which translates to MSLATKREHSGEITDPSFKRQQRNNKLSSEYTCLGHLVNLIPGKEQKVEITNRNVTTIGRSRSCDVILNEPDISTFHAEFHLLQMDVDNFRRDLINVIDKSRNGTFINGNRLVKKDYILKNGDRIVFGKSCSFLFKYASSSSADIENDDANAGSESRSYKNDDEVFKKPQISTASSQNAITGSAIRKPNKTKPVSFFDKYLLGKELGAGHYALVKEAKNKKTGQQVAVKIFHAQQNDDQKKNKQFREETNILMRVQHPNIVNLLDSFVEPISKSQIQKYLVLEKIDDGELFERIVRKTCLRQDESKALFKQLLTGLKYLHEQNIIHRDIKPENILLNITRRENSSQVQLGPWDEDEIDIQVKIADFGLAKFTGEMQFTNTLCGTPSYVAPEVLTKKGYTSKVDLWSAGVILYVCLCGFPPFSDQLGPPSLKEQILQAKYAFYSPYWDKIDDSVLHLISNLLVLNPDERYNIDDALNHPWFKDIQQQNSVSLELQRLQITDNKIPKTYSELSCL; encoded by the coding sequence ATGAGTTTGGCCACGAAAAGGGAGCACTCTGGTGAAATAACAGACCCTTCATTCAAGAGGCAGCAGCGAAATAACAAGCTCAGCTCAGAATATACTTGTCTGGGCCATCTGGTGAACTTGATACCCGGTAAGGAGCAAAAAGTCGAAATAACAAATAGAAACGTTACTACCATCGGTCGGAGTAGGTCGTGCGACGTCATACTGAATGAACCTGATATCTCGACTTTCCACGCTGAATTTCATCTGCTGCAAATGGATGTGGATAACTTCCGAAGAGATTTGATTAATGTTATTGATAAGAGCAGAAACGGGACCTTCATTAATGGTAACCGTTTGGTGAAGAAAGATTACATCCTAAAAAATGGCGATAGAATTGTCTTTGGCAAAAGTTGCTCCTTTTTGTTCAAGTACgcatcttcatcgtctGCTGATATCGAAAATGACGACGCAAACGCAGGTTCAGAGAGTCGTTCATATAAGAACGACGATGAAGTTTTCAAGAAACCGCAAATAAGTACTGCAAGTAGCCAAAATGCTATTACTGGTTCTGCCATTAGAAAACCAAATAAGACAAAGCCTGTCTCGTTCTTTGATAAATACCTATTAGGTAAAGAATTGGGTGCAGGACACTATGCCCTAGTGAAGGAGgctaaaaacaaaaaaactggTCAACAAGTAGCGGTGAAAATATTCCACGCTCAGCAAAATGATGaccaaaagaagaataagCAATTTAGGGAGGAAACTAACATTCTAATGAGAGTGCAACATCCGAACATTGTTAACTTACTAGATAGTTTTGTAGAGCCAATCAGCAAATCTCAGATCCAGAAATATTTAGTGCTGGAAAAAATCGACGATGGTGAATTATTCGAAAGAATCGTCAGAAAAACATGTTTGAGACAAGATGAATCGAAAGCTCTATTCAAACAGTTGCTAACCGGGTTGAAGTACCTGCATGAGCAGAACATTATTCACAGAGACATAAAACCagagaatattttattgaatatAACAAGGCGTGAAAATTCAAGCCAAGTCCAACTAGGCCCATGggacgaagatgaaattgatatcCAAGTTAAAATAGCGGACTTTGGCCTAGCAAAATTTACAGGAGAAATGCAATTCACAAACACTCTTTGTGGTACGCCATCTTATGTAGCGCCCGAAGTTCtcacaaaaaaaggatataCGTCAAAAGTAGATCTTTGGAGTGCTGGTGTCATATTGTATGTCTGTTTATGCGGTTTTCCTCCGTTCAGTGATCAATTGGGGCCACCTTCATTGAAGGAGCAGATCTTGCAGGCTAAGTATGCCTTTTACTCTCCGTACTGGGATAAAATCGATGATTCAGTGCTACATTTGATATCCAATCTTTTGGTCCTAAATCCCGATGAAAGGTACAATATTGATGACGCTTTGAACCACCCTTGGTTCAAGGACATACAGCAGCAAAACTCGGTCTCGTTAGAATTACAGCGTTTACAAATTACCGACAATAAAATACCCAAAACATACTCTGAATTATCTTGCCTCTGA